One genomic window of Terriglobales bacterium includes the following:
- a CDS encoding zinc-binding dehydrogenase: MSHGTMTAAVLYGKEDVKIEKVPIPRVEQGEVLIKVQVALTCGTDLKVYQRGYHARMIVPPALFGHELAGSIEEVGEGVRGFRKGQRVVALNSAPCGRCFYCSKHQENLCEDLLFINGAYAEYIKIPARIVAKNMLEIPQGVSYEAAAMTEPLACVIRGLHATNVQIGDTVVVIGAGPIGLMMLQAAKLAGTNVIAVVKRDGQVAAARKFGADEVVQITKVADPIAAVKALTASGRGADVVIEAVGRPQAWEWAVEMVRKGGTVNFFGGCASGTKVPIDTNRLHYSEITLKATFHHTPENVRKAFRLIAEKKIKPTDYITGEAPLSRLQQVLRHMLDRGSEIKTAIIPGH; this comes from the coding sequence ATGAGCCACGGAACGATGACCGCCGCCGTCCTCTACGGCAAAGAGGACGTGAAGATCGAGAAGGTGCCGATCCCGCGCGTGGAGCAGGGCGAGGTCCTGATCAAGGTCCAGGTCGCCCTGACCTGCGGCACGGACCTCAAGGTCTACCAGCGCGGCTACCACGCGCGCATGATCGTGCCGCCGGCGCTGTTCGGGCATGAGCTGGCCGGCAGCATCGAAGAGGTGGGCGAGGGCGTCCGCGGCTTCCGCAAGGGACAGCGCGTGGTGGCGCTCAACTCCGCGCCCTGCGGCCGCTGCTTCTATTGCTCCAAGCACCAGGAGAACCTCTGCGAGGACCTGCTGTTCATCAACGGCGCCTACGCGGAGTACATCAAGATCCCGGCGCGCATCGTCGCCAAGAACATGCTCGAGATCCCCCAGGGCGTGAGCTACGAAGCCGCGGCGATGACCGAGCCGCTCGCGTGCGTCATCCGCGGGCTGCACGCCACCAACGTCCAGATCGGCGACACCGTCGTGGTCATCGGCGCCGGCCCCATCGGGCTGATGATGCTGCAGGCCGCCAAGCTCGCCGGCACCAACGTCATCGCCGTCGTGAAGCGCGACGGCCAGGTCGCCGCCGCGCGCAAGTTCGGCGCCGACGAGGTGGTGCAGATCACCAAGGTCGCAGACCCCATAGCCGCCGTGAAGGCGCTCACCGCCTCCGGCCGCGGCGCCGACGTCGTGATCGAGGCCGTCGGCCGCCCTCAGGCGTGGGAGTGGGCCGTCGAGATGGTGCGCAAGGGCGGCACCGTCAACTTCTTCGGCGGCTGCGCCTCCGGCACCAAGGTCCCCATCGACACCAACCGCCTGCACTACTCCGAGATCACCCTCAAGGCCACCTTCCACCACACGCCGGAGAACGTGCGCAAGGCCTTCCGCCTGATCGCGGAAAAGAAGATCAAGCCCACGGACTACATCACCGGAGAGGCGCCGCTCTCGCGCCTGCAGCAGGTGCTGCGGCACATGCTCGACCGCGGCTCCGAGATCAAGACCGCCATCATCCCGGGACACTGA